One Trichomycterus rosablanca isolate fTriRos1 chromosome 12, fTriRos1.hap1, whole genome shotgun sequence DNA window includes the following coding sequences:
- the dusp19a gene encoding dual specificity protein phosphatase 19a: MQSLAQEIKSFSKTSLRKQCTRVTTLSGRRIIETWKGTTVHVVEDTVQSETACGYVQDNTWDLQVGYIRPYLLLGSQDASHDFNTLKKYKVTHVLNVAYGVENAFPELFIYKTVSVLDQPDTDIISHLQECAQFIDQAKAEKGVVLVHCNSGVSRSVSVVIGYLMMKEGQSFDDAFSLVKSARPASCPNPGFIEQLKKFKPQHSSQMNGLGHS, encoded by the exons ATGCAGTCACTCGCTCAAGAAATTAAATCATTCTCCAAAACCAGTCTGAGAAAGCAGTGCACCCGGGTGACCACTCTGAGTGGGAGAAGGATTATTGAAACATGGAAAGGAACTACAGTCCATGTGGTGGAGGacacagttcagtctgaaacaGCATGTGGATATGTACAGGACAATACCTGGGACCTCCAAGTGGGATATATCAGACCGTATTTACTGCTTG GTTCACAAGATGCATCTCATGACTTCAACACTTTAAAGAAGTACAAG GTTACTCACGTACTGAATGTTGCCTATGGTGTTGAAAACGCTTTCCCGGAGCTCTTCATTTATAAAACAGTGAGCGTACTGGATCAGCCTGACACCGACATCATATCACACCTGCAGGAGTGTGCACAGTTCATAGACCAGGCCAAGGCTGAG AAAGGCGTGGTGTTGGTGCACTGTAACAGCGGAGTTTCTCGTTCAGTCTCGGTGGTTATTGGATACCTGATGATGAAGGAAGGCCAGTCATTTGATGATGCGTTCTCTCTGGTGAAGTCAGCAAGACCAGCGTCATGTCCAAACCCAGGATTCATCGAGCAGCTGAAAAAATTCAAACCTCAGCACAGTTCACAAATGAACGGTTTGGGTCACTCCTGA